Proteins encoded within one genomic window of Armatimonadota bacterium:
- a CDS encoding VanW family protein produces MRRLWAIVALVAACFLIALPLSNKRQVDRPIASYSTPLDGRIDNQRHNAVLCMQEIDGVVIEPGETFSFNETIGGWTRDKGYRRAPVSFGGILIDSWGGGVCQTSTTLYNAALLAGLEIVERHRHHYAPTYVQPGRDAAVAYPNIDLKFRNPYDFKITIASRLTSAGVVIEILAPQDLEQRAQIEQRVLRVVQPQEFVLGSGRFGRVRNPGHAGYEVETYRVIDGVRELISVDSYPVMNKVIEYSSPARGS; encoded by the coding sequence GTGAGGCGACTGTGGGCAATCGTAGCGCTAGTCGCTGCGTGTTTTCTGATCGCGCTGCCGCTGTCGAACAAGCGTCAGGTCGACCGGCCGATCGCGAGCTACAGCACGCCGCTGGACGGCAGGATCGACAATCAGAGGCACAACGCGGTGCTCTGCATGCAGGAGATCGACGGCGTTGTGATCGAGCCCGGTGAGACGTTCTCCTTCAACGAGACGATCGGTGGTTGGACGCGGGACAAGGGGTACCGGCGGGCGCCGGTCAGCTTTGGCGGAATCTTGATCGACTCTTGGGGCGGCGGCGTCTGCCAGACGAGCACGACGCTCTACAACGCGGCGCTGCTCGCAGGGTTGGAAATAGTCGAGAGACACCGACACCACTACGCGCCGACGTACGTCCAGCCGGGCCGGGACGCGGCGGTCGCGTATCCGAACATCGACCTGAAATTCCGCAATCCGTACGATTTCAAGATCACGATAGCGAGCCGCTTGACGTCCGCTGGAGTCGTGATCGAGATCCTCGCGCCGCAAGACCTTGAGCAAAGAGCGCAGATAGAGCAGCGAGTTTTGCGAGTGGTCCAGCCGCAAGAGTTCGTGCTTGGATCTGGTCGATTCGGGAGAGTACGAAACCCAGGCCACGCCGGGTACGAGGTCGAAACCTACCGGGTGATCGATGGGGTCAGGGAGCTCATATCGGTGGACAGCTATCCGGTGATGAACAAGGTGATCGAGTATTCGTCCCCCGCGCGCGGTTCGTAA
- a CDS encoding serine hydrolase, with amino-acid sequence MSDRDVSKELADLLIVGVEGGVFPGAGCAVGTAKETFFAHAGRHMYSEESVAIDDQTVWDLASLTKIAATTSVAMLLYQDGVLDLDSHVQSVLPGFVGDGKDEVTVRNLLLHDSGLPPYRRFGDLTDPDDVLQELLKTPLDAAPGEKTAYSDLGAVTLMEVMQRLTGHTLDKLFQDLVADPLGMESAVYNPILEVRSLCAPTEKLEEWRLLIEDEREFVRVQDDYIQGGVHDPTAFLLGGVSGNAGLFSRTADLVLLARAWLVGSDPFSREVAELFSKKQSEESTRALGFDTRVEEGSSAGEKFSSSSFGHTGYTGTTIWIDPEQELFAILLTNRVHPTSENIKIRKYRPTFHDRVVELLASK; translated from the coding sequence GTGTCTGACCGTGACGTCTCAAAAGAGCTGGCCGATCTGTTGATCGTCGGCGTTGAGGGAGGGGTGTTTCCTGGCGCGGGGTGCGCGGTCGGCACGGCGAAGGAGACTTTCTTCGCACACGCCGGTCGTCATATGTACTCCGAGGAGAGCGTTGCGATCGATGATCAAACGGTTTGGGATCTTGCAAGCCTGACGAAGATTGCAGCAACGACGAGCGTCGCGATGTTGCTGTATCAGGACGGCGTGTTAGATCTCGACTCGCACGTGCAAAGCGTGTTGCCGGGCTTCGTCGGCGACGGCAAGGACGAGGTCACCGTGCGCAATCTGCTGTTGCACGATTCGGGGCTGCCGCCGTACCGCCGGTTTGGTGACTTGACCGATCCGGACGACGTGCTGCAAGAGCTGCTGAAGACACCGCTCGACGCCGCGCCGGGTGAGAAAACGGCGTACAGCGATCTAGGTGCGGTTACGCTGATGGAGGTGATGCAGCGCCTGACCGGGCACACTCTGGACAAGCTGTTCCAAGACTTGGTCGCCGATCCGCTCGGGATGGAGAGTGCCGTTTACAACCCGATCCTTGAAGTGCGGTCTCTTTGTGCGCCGACCGAGAAGCTGGAGGAGTGGCGGCTGCTCATCGAGGATGAGCGCGAGTTTGTCCGTGTGCAGGATGACTACATCCAAGGCGGCGTTCATGATCCGACCGCGTTTTTGCTTGGTGGGGTCAGCGGGAACGCGGGGCTCTTCAGCCGAACGGCGGATCTTGTACTTCTCGCTCGTGCATGGCTCGTCGGATCTGATCCGTTTTCACGCGAGGTCGCTGAGCTTTTTAGCAAGAAGCAAAGCGAGGAGTCTACACGGGCGTTGGGCTTCGATACGAGGGTCGAAGAGGGCTCATCCGCAGGCGAAAAGTTCTCTTCGTCTTCGTTCGGCCACACGGGTTATACGGGAACGACGATCTGGATCGACCCGGAGCAAGAACTGTTCGCGATCCTGCTGACGAACCGCGTTCATCCGACGAGCGAGAACATCAAGATTAGAAAGTACCGACCGACGTTTCACGACCGAGTCGTCGAGCTGTTGGCGTCGAAGTAG
- a CDS encoding DUF4065 domain-containing protein: protein MAKIEYKKPKFKELLVYVCEKMYDRPTFGDVVLNKVLAEIEWRAYETLQSPVSGQTFKRNEHGPTSYMLLPVRKEMEGTDLRTGPRDFHEYSQRATKALRPADTALFSEEEMAVIDSVIDEYSNLNGLEAETKIKAERKGFFLWEIGDEIPYAAVFLAGREPTQAEKDFALTL from the coding sequence ATGGCGAAGATTGAATACAAGAAACCGAAGTTCAAGGAGCTGCTGGTGTACGTCTGTGAAAAGATGTACGACAGGCCGACATTCGGCGATGTCGTGCTGAACAAGGTTCTGGCAGAGATCGAATGGCGGGCCTATGAAACCTTGCAGTCGCCCGTGTCCGGACAGACGTTCAAGCGCAATGAGCACGGGCCGACATCCTATATGCTGTTGCCCGTTCGAAAAGAAATGGAGGGAACCGACCTGAGGACTGGCCCGAGGGACTTTCACGAGTATTCCCAAAGGGCGACAAAGGCCCTTCGGCCTGCTGACACAGCGTTGTTCTCAGAGGAGGAAATGGCCGTAATCGACTCTGTGATCGACGAGTATTCCAACCTCAACGGCCTGGAGGCCGAAACAAAGATCAAGGCAGAGCGCAAGGGGTTCTTTTTGTGGGAGATCGGGGATGAAATCCCATACGCCGCCGTGTTCTTGGCGGGCCGCGAACCGACCCAGGCGGAAAAGGACTTCGCCCTAACACTGTAG
- a CDS encoding IS1595 family transposase: MAKTKQPETLLEVVSYFADERRAFEYIRDRRWPDGVSCPRCGSEKVKLIETRSVWRCNGCRRQFSVKVGTIFEDSPIKLGKWLPAMWLIANCKNGISSYELAGDLGVTQKTAWFMLHRIRLSMQSGSFLLKGHVEADETYIGGKARNMHRSERQRLHSKGGGVGKTIVLGMLERGGKVATTIIMRNDRRTMNREITRRVHGHSTLFTDAHKGYDGLEFFYQRMVIDHAVSYVEGNVHTNGLENYWSLLKRTINGTYVSVEPFHLHRYLDEQAFRFNARERTNFERFDKTVSGVIGKRLTYNDLTGKHLTNPVAQA; the protein is encoded by the coding sequence ATGGCAAAGACGAAGCAACCCGAGACGCTCCTAGAAGTCGTTTCGTACTTTGCGGACGAGCGCAGGGCGTTTGAGTACATCCGTGACAGGCGTTGGCCCGACGGTGTTTCATGCCCTCGCTGTGGCTCTGAAAAGGTCAAGCTGATCGAGACTCGATCCGTGTGGCGGTGCAACGGTTGTCGCCGCCAGTTCTCGGTCAAGGTCGGTACGATCTTTGAGGATTCTCCGATCAAGCTGGGCAAGTGGCTCCCTGCCATGTGGCTGATTGCCAACTGCAAGAACGGCATCAGTTCCTACGAACTCGCAGGAGATTTGGGCGTTACTCAAAAGACGGCCTGGTTCATGCTCCATCGAATCCGCCTGTCGATGCAGTCCGGCTCCTTTCTCCTGAAAGGCCACGTCGAGGCCGACGAAACTTACATCGGCGGCAAGGCTCGCAATATGCACCGGAGCGAGCGGCAACGGCTCCACTCAAAGGGCGGCGGCGTGGGCAAGACAATCGTTCTCGGAATGCTGGAGCGCGGCGGCAAGGTCGCCACGACGATCATCATGCGGAACGACCGGCGTACCATGAACCGAGAGATCACGAGGCGCGTCCACGGCCACTCGACACTGTTCACAGACGCACACAAAGGATACGACGGCCTTGAGTTCTTCTATCAGCGCATGGTCATCGACCACGCGGTTTCATACGTCGAGGGCAACGTACACACCAACGGTCTGGAAAATTACTGGTCGCTTCTAAAGCGGACGATCAACGGCACATACGTCTCGGTCGAGCCGTTCCACCTACATCGCTACCTCGATGAACAGGCGTTCCGCTTCAACGCCAGAGAAAGGACGAACTTTGAGCGGTTCGATAAGACAGTTTCAGGCGTAATCGGCAAGCGATTGACGTACAATGATCTTACGGGCAAGCACCTGACGAACCCAGTGGCGCAGGCGTGA
- a CDS encoding electron transfer flavoprotein subunit alpha/FixB family protein: MAKALLIVFDASEAGACAGFASALGMEFDVLGFEGEMPPADAFADGLTQQCEGYTHIAAVSSMRSKDVLARLAGLLDAAMITDAVAVETPTVFVRPMVAGAVLAKVEVLAEPVVITFRPAGFPTADVPSMKTVSIAPGATVKVSESSGGGSRPDLTQAKVVVSGGRPLKDAETFERIIGGLADKLGGAVGATRAAVDSGIAANELQVGQTGKIVAPDLYIAAGISGSTQHMAGIKDSKVIVAINTDPDAPIFESADFGLVADLFDAVPELTEKV, from the coding sequence ATGGCCAAGGCTCTTCTGATCGTTTTCGACGCCTCTGAAGCGGGCGCGTGCGCAGGTTTCGCCTCCGCGCTGGGAATGGAGTTCGACGTCCTGGGTTTCGAAGGCGAAATGCCGCCTGCCGACGCCTTTGCAGACGGATTAACGCAGCAATGCGAAGGGTATACGCACATCGCCGCCGTCTCCTCGATGCGTTCGAAAGACGTGCTCGCGCGGCTCGCAGGCCTGCTCGACGCCGCGATGATCACCGACGCCGTCGCCGTCGAAACGCCGACCGTTTTTGTGCGACCGATGGTCGCTGGCGCGGTGCTTGCGAAGGTCGAAGTGCTTGCTGAACCCGTTGTCATCACGTTCCGCCCCGCAGGCTTTCCTACCGCCGATGTCCCCTCGATGAAGACCGTGTCCATCGCTCCCGGAGCGACTGTGAAAGTCAGCGAATCGAGCGGCGGAGGATCGCGGCCCGATCTCACACAGGCGAAAGTCGTCGTCTCCGGAGGACGCCCGCTGAAGGACGCCGAGACTTTCGAGCGAATCATCGGTGGGCTCGCCGATAAACTCGGCGGCGCCGTTGGCGCGACGCGGGCTGCTGTCGATAGCGGCATCGCTGCCAACGAACTGCAGGTCGGCCAGACCGGAAAGATCGTCGCGCCCGACCTCTACATCGCAGCGGGAATCAGCGGCTCGACCCAGCACATGGCGGGCATCAAAGACTCGAAAGTCATCGTTGCGATCAACACCGACCCCGACGCCCCGATCTTCGAATCCGCCGACTTCGGCCTCGTAGCCGACCTCTTCGACGCCGTACCAGAGCTGACCGAGAAGGTCTGA
- a CDS encoding electron transfer flavoprotein subunit beta/FixA family protein, translating into MRILCPVKRVVDPFAKVGPLADGSGLDTAGVKFDINPFDEIAIEEAVRMKQADPSVEIVVVSIGSVECEEQLRKALAMGADQAILIETDDAMDSTVVAKELETLAMEMSPDMVLMGKQSTDTDRGQAGQMLAARLGWPQATFAAKIDIADGKATVTRETDAGEETLSLPLPCVITTDLRLNEPRYIPLPGIIKARTKPLDKRPRATDAQPKTRVLGMSSPAPRPPGRIVGSVDELVAALRERGAL; encoded by the coding sequence GTGAGAATCCTCTGTCCGGTCAAACGTGTCGTAGATCCGTTCGCCAAAGTCGGCCCCTTGGCCGACGGCTCGGGCCTCGATACCGCAGGGGTCAAGTTCGACATCAACCCGTTCGACGAGATCGCGATCGAAGAGGCCGTGCGCATGAAGCAAGCGGACCCCTCGGTCGAGATCGTTGTCGTGTCGATCGGTTCGGTCGAATGCGAAGAGCAGCTCCGCAAAGCGCTCGCGATGGGTGCCGACCAAGCGATTCTCATTGAGACAGATGACGCTATGGACTCAACCGTCGTGGCGAAGGAGCTGGAGACGCTGGCGATGGAGATGTCTCCCGACATGGTGCTGATGGGCAAACAGTCGACCGACACAGATCGCGGCCAAGCCGGGCAGATGCTCGCCGCGCGGCTCGGCTGGCCGCAGGCGACGTTTGCCGCAAAGATCGATATCGCCGACGGCAAGGCGACCGTCACCCGCGAGACCGACGCGGGCGAGGAGACCCTCTCGCTGCCTCTGCCCTGCGTCATCACGACTGATCTAAGATTGAACGAGCCGCGCTACATCCCGCTTCCCGGCATCATCAAAGCGCGAACAAAACCGCTCGACAAGAGACCCCGCGCGACCGACGCTCAGCCGAAGACCAGAGTGCTAGGCATGTCGTCACCGGCGCCACGGCCCCCAGGCCGAATCGTCGGCTCTGTCGATGAACTCGTGGCCGCGCTGAGGGAGAGAGGCGCACTCTGA
- a CDS encoding enoyl-CoA hydratase/isomerase family protein: MLEKCDKVCVIGAGTMGSGIAAHLANLGLEVTLLDLTADSARQSFDQAKQARPPHFYLATTADSIRLGSVRDNLEWAKEADWVCEAIIEKMDAKRSLFEQLDDILPPETMLTTNTSGLQIELLSAGRSAAFRSKFMGTHFFNPPRYLKLVELIPTPETDPEAVEAMSRFLEDRIARRVVVAKDTPGFIANRFGMWSMFFAIHVAEKLGLTIEETDAITGRFIGRPKSGSFRLNDMVGLDIMRDIADNLQARCPDDPYTKWLNNPSSLEHLLSKGWIGGKAGQGYYRREGREFLALDFQTTAYRMSLDVDFPSLKKLGRLPLAERLLQALELRDPVGEFLREYLVPTLKYADYLKEEVCHTVVDFDQVMKFGFGWEAGPFEMIDMIGPEKLGQQKKRYYVDGTALAFNGAYENIPKRPEHAVLTDFPVVKRFDGFDVRDLGDGVHAMGLTAKMGVLSPSTIGDMIAYLESGDAQRVVLASHERIFSAGFDLGFLLQCIEEDKLDAVEAGLQALQQLGRLLGQIPSAAAVFGFCLGGGCEMAISCSRVVATAESKLGFPESRVGLLPSGGGLALLRLRHQSSAKRLAEIAKLLALGTLSTSADNARKLGFMREDDVTVYLDDRLLHEAKIAALEAEPRKEQEWSAVLGPLSGMIESAQAQLLKSGELSAHDRLISDKIKAVLAKSTSFDDALEKERTGFISLLAEGLSQTRIRHMIETGKPLRN; encoded by the coding sequence ATGCTGGAGAAGTGCGACAAAGTATGTGTGATCGGTGCTGGCACAATGGGCAGCGGAATCGCTGCCCATTTGGCGAATCTCGGACTTGAGGTCACGCTGCTAGACCTCACGGCGGACTCCGCCCGGCAGTCGTTCGACCAGGCCAAGCAGGCGCGTCCCCCGCACTTTTACCTGGCGACCACGGCTGATTCGATCAGGCTGGGCAGCGTAAGAGACAACCTAGAATGGGCGAAAGAGGCCGATTGGGTCTGCGAGGCGATCATCGAGAAGATGGACGCCAAGAGATCGCTGTTCGAACAGCTTGACGACATTCTTCCGCCGGAGACCATGCTGACGACCAACACCAGCGGCCTACAGATCGAGCTGCTCTCCGCGGGTCGGAGCGCCGCCTTCCGCAGCAAGTTCATGGGCACGCACTTCTTCAATCCACCGCGGTACCTGAAGCTGGTCGAGCTGATCCCAACGCCAGAGACCGACCCGGAAGCGGTCGAAGCCATGAGCCGGTTCTTGGAAGATCGGATCGCCCGCCGAGTCGTGGTCGCCAAGGACACGCCCGGATTCATCGCGAACAGATTTGGGATGTGGTCGATGTTCTTCGCTATCCACGTCGCCGAAAAGCTGGGGCTGACGATCGAGGAGACGGATGCGATCACCGGACGGTTCATCGGCAGGCCGAAGAGCGGCAGCTTCCGGCTGAACGACATGGTCGGGCTCGACATCATGCGCGACATCGCGGACAACCTTCAAGCGAGATGTCCAGACGATCCGTACACCAAGTGGCTGAACAACCCATCGTCGCTCGAGCACCTTCTGTCTAAGGGCTGGATCGGCGGGAAGGCCGGACAGGGGTACTACCGGCGCGAGGGGCGCGAGTTCCTTGCGCTGGACTTTCAGACGACCGCATACCGCATGAGCCTTGACGTCGACTTCCCCTCGTTGAAGAAGCTTGGGCGGCTGCCGCTGGCGGAAAGGCTGCTACAGGCGCTGGAGCTGCGGGACCCAGTGGGCGAGTTCTTGCGCGAGTACCTCGTTCCGACTCTGAAGTACGCCGATTATCTGAAGGAAGAGGTCTGCCACACCGTCGTCGATTTCGATCAAGTCATGAAGTTCGGCTTTGGTTGGGAGGCAGGGCCGTTCGAAATGATCGACATGATCGGCCCTGAGAAACTAGGGCAACAGAAAAAGCGGTACTACGTCGATGGCACGGCGCTCGCTTTCAACGGCGCCTACGAGAACATCCCTAAGAGGCCGGAGCACGCGGTGCTGACGGATTTCCCGGTCGTCAAGCGGTTCGACGGTTTCGACGTCCGCGATCTCGGAGACGGAGTGCACGCCATGGGCCTGACCGCCAAGATGGGCGTTCTCTCGCCGAGCACGATAGGCGACATGATCGCATATCTTGAGAGCGGCGACGCCCAAAGAGTCGTCTTGGCAAGCCACGAGCGCATATTCTCTGCCGGCTTCGACCTGGGTTTCCTCTTGCAGTGCATCGAAGAAGACAAACTTGACGCTGTCGAAGCCGGGCTGCAGGCGCTGCAGCAGCTCGGCAGATTGCTGGGACAAATTCCGTCTGCTGCGGCGGTGTTCGGGTTTTGCCTCGGCGGCGGTTGTGAAATGGCCATCAGCTGCTCTCGCGTCGTAGCGACTGCAGAATCAAAACTCGGATTTCCGGAGTCGAGAGTGGGTCTGCTTCCTTCCGGCGGGGGGTTGGCGCTGCTCCGCCTCAGGCATCAATCGTCGGCGAAACGGTTGGCGGAGATCGCCAAGCTGCTCGCGCTCGGAACGCTCTCGACTTCAGCTGACAACGCACGCAAGCTCGGGTTTATGCGAGAGGACGACGTAACGGTTTACCTGGACGATCGGCTGCTGCACGAGGCCAAGATCGCGGCGCTTGAGGCGGAACCGCGCAAAGAGCAGGAGTGGAGCGCAGTACTCGGGCCGCTGAGCGGAATGATCGAGAGCGCTCAGGCGCAGCTCTTGAAGTCCGGAGAATTGAGCGCACACGACCGGCTCATCAGCGACAAGATCAAGGCCGTGCTCGCAAAGTCCACGTCGTTTGACGATGCACTCGAAAAGGAACGGACTGGGTTCATTTCGCTCCTCGCCGAAGGCCTGTCCCAGACGCGGATTCGACACATGATTGAAACAGGAAAGCCGCTCCGCAATTAA
- a CDS encoding translation initiation factor IF-3 translates to MINRRLLRFSEVRLLGSEGEQLGVLETKKALSLAIDADLDLVLVAPHAKPPVCKIVDYGKYKYEQSKAKKDQKKKHLEVKGVKFRPGTQEHDLQVLVRSATRFLGDGHKVRMICVFRPRELAHPEIGERKLLKMAEDLAEVGKIERPPSRNGREMTVILSPITGKKKDGEAKETDATKAEDKQNGAEEV, encoded by the coding sequence ATGATCAATCGGCGGCTGTTGAGATTCAGCGAGGTCAGGCTTCTGGGGTCCGAAGGCGAGCAGCTGGGCGTCCTAGAGACGAAGAAAGCCCTCAGCCTGGCGATTGACGCGGACTTGGACTTAGTCTTGGTTGCGCCGCATGCGAAACCGCCCGTTTGCAAAATCGTCGACTACGGCAAGTACAAGTACGAACAATCGAAGGCGAAAAAGGACCAAAAGAAGAAGCACCTCGAGGTCAAGGGAGTAAAATTCCGACCTGGCACCCAGGAGCACGACCTACAGGTGTTGGTGCGTAGCGCGACAAGGTTCCTCGGCGACGGACACAAGGTTCGGATGATCTGCGTTTTCCGGCCCAGGGAGTTGGCCCACCCGGAGATCGGTGAGCGCAAGCTTCTCAAGATGGCCGAGGATCTTGCCGAGGTCGGGAAGATCGAGCGGCCTCCAAGCCGGAACGGGCGCGAGATGACGGTGATTCTGTCGCCGATCACGGGAAAGAAGAAAGATGGCGAAGCTAAAGAAACGGACGCTACCAAAGCTGAAGACAAGCAAAACGGCGCTGAAGAGGTTTAA
- the rpmI gene encoding 50S ribosomal protein L35: MAKLKKRTLPKLKTSKTALKRFKITGTGKLLRRKAYNSHMFAHKSASQKRRLDMDTEVGKADRKRMRRLLGI, encoded by the coding sequence ATGGCGAAGCTAAAGAAACGGACGCTACCAAAGCTGAAGACAAGCAAAACGGCGCTGAAGAGGTTTAAGATCACCGGCACCGGAAAGCTGTTGCGCCGAAAGGCGTACAACAGCCATATGTTCGCGCACAAGAGCGCCAGTCAGAAGCGTCGGCTCGACATGGACACGGAAGTGGGGAAGGCCGATCGGAAGCGAATGAGAAGGCTGCTGGGCATATAG
- the rplT gene encoding 50S ribosomal protein L20 → MARVKRGLMRHKRHKKVIGRAKGYFGRKKNVYKNANEQVMKSGMYAYRDRRVRKRMFRRLWVTRIGAACRLCDVKYSELIHAMREKGVLVNRKSLSELAVADMDAFKSFVKQVMA, encoded by the coding sequence ATGGCAAGAGTAAAACGTGGCCTGATGCGCCACAAGCGACATAAGAAGGTCATCGGTCGAGCAAAGGGGTATTTCGGCCGCAAGAAAAACGTCTACAAGAACGCCAACGAACAGGTGATGAAGAGTGGGATGTACGCCTACCGGGATCGCCGCGTGCGCAAGCGCATGTTCCGACGGCTGTGGGTGACGCGGATCGGCGCCGCATGCCGCCTGTGCGATGTGAAATACAGCGAATTGATCCACGCAATGCGAGAGAAGGGCGTGCTGGTCAACCGGAAGTCGCTCAGCGAGCTCGCGGTGGCAGACATGGACGCGTTCAAGAGCTTCGTCAAGCAGGTGATGGCTTGA
- a CDS encoding acyl-CoA dehydrogenase family protein, which yields MNSAMVDQGAGISVVPPLNEKESAFLDSVRSFVATELLPNTREWERNTAFPDDIWTKLGDCGLLSMVVPPEMGGPGLSCMAFVEACREIAKGDPALCMNVSAINALCLGHFVHFCDDEQRERYLADAMSGKLKLAWGLTEPDAGSDARRVKSFAEPIPNRPGYFHINGEKMFVTNGGKANLIILIAKTSETELSAFLMETDQPGFELTERIHTVGVRASNTVRFTMTNAVGWHTPCTFKEAISLLYRGRLAIAGMAIGISEKAQELTVEYAKQREQFNRRLADMQSVQNMIADSAMEIEAARGLLHKGAAMFDRGEDIVKISSMAKLFASETANRTTNRAIQIHGGRGMTFDYLVEKLWRDAKLTEIGEGCSEIQRLVISKQVLR from the coding sequence ATGAACTCGGCAATGGTTGACCAAGGCGCAGGCATATCGGTCGTTCCACCTCTCAATGAGAAAGAGTCTGCGTTCTTGGACTCCGTTCGAAGCTTTGTCGCTACCGAGCTTCTGCCTAACACGCGAGAATGGGAGCGGAACACCGCGTTCCCGGACGACATTTGGACCAAGCTGGGTGACTGCGGACTGCTTTCGATGGTCGTCCCGCCAGAAATGGGAGGTCCAGGCCTGTCGTGCATGGCGTTTGTGGAAGCGTGCCGCGAGATAGCAAAGGGCGATCCAGCGCTCTGCATGAACGTCTCGGCGATCAACGCGCTGTGCCTTGGGCACTTTGTGCACTTTTGCGACGACGAGCAGCGGGAGCGGTATCTCGCCGACGCCATGAGCGGCAAGCTGAAACTGGCGTGGGGCTTGACAGAGCCGGATGCAGGGTCAGATGCCCGGAGGGTGAAGTCCTTCGCCGAGCCGATCCCGAATCGACCAGGCTACTTCCACATCAACGGCGAAAAGATGTTCGTCACGAACGGTGGGAAAGCGAACCTTATCATCCTCATTGCCAAGACGTCCGAGACGGAACTTTCAGCGTTTCTCATGGAGACGGACCAACCGGGGTTTGAATTGACCGAGCGTATCCATACCGTAGGCGTGAGGGCTTCGAACACCGTTCGCTTCACGATGACGAACGCCGTGGGCTGGCACACGCCGTGTACATTCAAGGAGGCGATTTCGCTGCTGTACCGCGGTCGGCTGGCGATCGCCGGCATGGCGATAGGGATTTCTGAGAAGGCGCAAGAGCTGACCGTTGAGTACGCAAAACAGCGAGAGCAGTTCAACCGTCGGCTGGCGGATATGCAATCGGTCCAGAACATGATCGCCGACAGCGCGATGGAGATCGAGGCGGCTCGCGGTCTTCTCCACAAGGGGGCGGCGATGTTCGATCGTGGGGAGGATATAGTCAAGATCAGCTCGATGGCAAAGCTGTTTGCGAGTGAAACGGCCAACAGAACCACGAACCGCGCGATCCAGATTCACGGTGGACGAGGCATGACGTTCGACTACCTGGTAGAGAAGCTGTGGCGGGACGCAAAACTGACAGAGATTGGGGAAGGGTGCAGCGAAATCCAGCGACTTGTCATTTCTAAGCAAGTTCTGCGATAA